The region ACCAAAAGGTGATCGAGGAAGCCCCCGCCCCCGGCATGGACGAGGCGACCCGCGAGGACATCTGCGCCGCCGCTGTGCGCGCTGCCAAGGCGGTCGATTACGAAGGCGCGGGCACGATCGAGTTTATTGCCGATGCCAGCGAAGGCCTGCGCGCCGACCGCATCTTCTTCATGGAAATGAACACGCGACTTCAGGTCGAGCATCCGGTGACCGAGGAGATCACCGGTGTCGATCTGGTGGAGTGGCAGCTGCGCGTGGCGAGCGGGGAGCCAATCCCGCTAAGCCAAGAAGAGCTGAGCATCAACGGCCACGCCATCGAAGCGCGGCTTTATGCGGAGGACCCGGCGAAAGGGTTTTTGCCGAGCATGGGGCGGCTCAATCACTTCTACCTTCGCGACTACGGTGCATCAGACCGCATCGAAACAGGCGTGGAAGAAGGCGATGAAATCAGCCCGAATTACGACCCTATGATCGCCAAACTTATAAGCCGCAGTGAAGATCGCGAAGGGGCTATTGACTCACTCCTTCACATCGTCGGACGCAGCTCAGTTTGGCCGGTCGTATCCAATGCTGCATTCCTCTTCGAATGTTTGTCGCACCCAGAATTTCGCGCGGCGAATGTCTCGACAGGCTTCATCGAAGAGCACGCCGACGATCTCACAATTTTAGACGAGCCTTCGACGGATGCGCTAGAAGACGCGATCGCGCACCTCGTCTCCGATTTTCATTCAGAGTCATACGGCGAAACCAAAGCGGAAATAGAGTTCTGGCCCTTGGGCTTTCGGCTTAACCAGCCCTCAAATGCAAAAGCCGCGGTGATGGTTGGCGGATCGACCAAAAGCGTCGTCGTCCATCCTATGTCGATTTATAACCCGCATGGCTCGAACTCTCCTTCCGTGATCCGCGAGGTTGAAGCTATCGATGCTGATCATGCTGTTGTGGTCGAACGCGGTCGCACCTTCATGCTCTCTTTGCGCTCGGATGGTGACGGCCATGCCTCAGCTGCCGACGGCGCGATCCTCGCGCCGATGCCGGGCAAGGTCATTGCCGTCAATGTAGCCGAGGGCGATGCGGTGACCGCTGGGCAGCGCCTGATGGTGCTCGAAGCGATGAAGATGGAGCACGCGCTCACCGCCCCGTTCGACGGGACCGTGACCGAACTTTCCGCCAGCGAGGGCGGGCAGGTGCAGGTCGAGGCGGTGCTGTGCGTGGTGGAGCCGTCCGAAGAGTGAGTTGGGAGCGCGAACTCGAGGAACTGCGCAAGCGCGAAGAGCTCGCCGAGCAAATGGGCGGGCCGGAAAAGGTCGCGCGGCAGCATGGTCGCGGCAAGATGGATGCCCGCGCGCGGCTGAACGCGATCTGCGACGAAGGCTCCTTCCGCGAAATTGGCAAGGTCGCCGGGAATGCGACCTATGACGAGAACGGCGATCTGGTCAGCGTGCTTCCCGC is a window of Altererythrobacter rubellus DNA encoding:
- a CDS encoding acetyl/propionyl/methylcrotonyl-CoA carboxylase subunit alpha, with amino-acid sequence MFSKLLIANRGEIACRIIRTARAMGIATVAVYSDADAKALHVRQADEAVHIGPSPTAESYLVGEKIIAAAKETGAEAIHPGYGFLSENAGFAQAVIDAGLIWVGPKPASIEAMGLKDAAKERMIAAGVPVTPGYLGEDQSAERLKREADAIGYPMLIKAVAGGGGKGMRKVDAPADFEAALESCKREAKASFGNDEVLLEKWITSPRHIEVQVFGDSHGNVVHLFERDCSLQRRHQKVIEEAPAPGMDEATREDICAAAVRAAKAVDYEGAGTIEFIADASEGLRADRIFFMEMNTRLQVEHPVTEEITGVDLVEWQLRVASGEPIPLSQEELSINGHAIEARLYAEDPAKGFLPSMGRLNHFYLRDYGASDRIETGVEEGDEISPNYDPMIAKLISRSEDREGAIDSLLHIVGRSSVWPVVSNAAFLFECLSHPEFRAANVSTGFIEEHADDLTILDEPSTDALEDAIAHLVSDFHSESYGETKAEIEFWPLGFRLNQPSNAKAAVMVGGSTKSVVVHPMSIYNPHGSNSPSVIREVEAIDADHAVVVERGRTFMLSLRSDGDGHASAADGAILAPMPGKVIAVNVAEGDAVTAGQRLMVLEAMKMEHALTAPFDGTVTELSASEGGQVQVEAVLCVVEPSEE